From Glycine max cultivar Williams 82 chromosome 11, Glycine_max_v4.0, whole genome shotgun sequence, the proteins below share one genomic window:
- the LOC100794059 gene encoding type IV inositol polyphosphate 5-phosphatase 7, which translates to MRDENSKKSKLSWSKRMVRKFFNVKSKAEDSYQSNGVAYGGGDVEYRSRNSSFSEREIKKSKTDKFSRNTEQVRRGRVSLDHPRIIDVHNYSIFVASWNVAGRSPPSNLSIDDWLHASPPADIYVLGFQEIVPLNAGNILGAEDNGPAKKWLALIGKTLNNLPGTSGGGGYYTPSPIPQPVVEINADFEGSARQKNSSFFHRRSFQTTSSGWGLDNDSSTMQPRLDRRFSVCDRVIFGHRKSDFDPSYRWGYRPSDYSRASDYSRPSDYSRWGSSDDDNGLGDSPSTVSPLSYGGPASAEDGYGMPGRSRYCLVASKQMVGIFLTIWVRSELKDHVRNMKVSCVGRGLMGYLGNKGSISISMSLHETSFCFICSHLTSGQKEGDELRRNSDVMEILKKTRFPRVHDADNEKSPETILEHDRIIWLGDLNYRIALSYRSAKALVEMQNWRALLENDQLRIEQKRGRAFVGWNEGKIYFPPTYKYSTNSDRYAGDDMHPKEKRRTPAWCDRILWYGEGLHQLSYVRGESRFSDHRPVYGIFWAEVESSHGRLKKSMSCSRNRIEVEELLPYSHGYTELSFF; encoded by the exons ATGAGAGATGAGAATTCCAAGAAAAGcaag CTCTCATGGTCGAAGAGAATGGTCAGAAAGTTCTTCAATGTCAAAAGCAAAGCTGAGGACTCCTACCAGTCAAATGGTGTTGCTTATGGAG GAGGTGACGTAGAATACAGAAGCAGGAACAGCAGCTTCTCTGAGAGGGAGATCAAAAAGAGCAAAACAG ACAAGTTTAGCAGGAACACGGAGCAGGTTAGGCGAGGAAGAGTGAGTCTCGACCATCCTCGAATTATTGATGTTCATAACTATAG CATTTTTGTTGCTTCATGGAATGTGGCTGGAAGATCCCCACCAAGTAATTTGAGTATAGATGATTGGCTTCATGCCTCGCCACCGGCAGATATTTATGTTCTTGG ATTTCAAGAGATAGTTCCCTTGAATGCTGGTAATATCTTGGGCGCAGAAGACAACGGACCTGCCAAAAAATGGCTAGCTCTCATTGGAAAGACCTTAAACAACCTTCCGGGTACTAGTGGAGGTGGTGGGTATTATACACCATCTCCAATCCCTCAGCCAGTGGTAGAAATAAATGCAGATTTTGAGGGATCCGCTAGGCAAAAAAATTCATCATTCTTCCATCGCCGGTCGTTCCAGACAACTTCTAGCGGCTGGGGATTGGACAATGATTCTTCAACTATGCAGCCGCGACTAGATCGAAGATTCAGCGTCTGTGATCGTGTGATTTTTGGTCACAGGAAAAGTGACTTTGATCCCAGCTATAGATGGGGTTATAGGCCTAGTGACTATTCCAGGGCAAGTGACTACTCCAGACCCAGTGACTATTCAAGATGGGGTTCATCTGATGATGACAATGGCCTTGGAGACTCGCCAAGCACAGTCTCACCACTGTCTTATGGTGGACCTGCCTCTGCTGAAGATGGATATGGAATGCCAGGGCGTTCCAGGTACTGCCTTGTTGCAAGTAAGCAAATGGTAGGAATATTTCTAACCATATGGGTGAGAAGTGAATTGAAAGATCATGTGCGAAACATGAAAGTATCCTGTGTTGGCAGAGGATTGATGGGCTATCTTGGAAATAAG GGATCCATCTCAATTAGCATGTCTCTACATGAAACAAGCTTTTGCTTCATTTGTAGCCACTTAACCTCAGGACAAAAGGAGGGTGATGAATTAAGAAGAAATTCTGATGTGATGGAGATTCTTAAGAAGACAAGGTTTCCACGTGTACATGATGCTGACAATGAGAAGTCTCCCGAGACAATACTCGAGCATGA TCGAATTATATGGCTTGGAGACTTGAATTATCGGATTGCCCTCTCCTACCGTTCTGCTAAGGCACTTGTTGAGATGCAAAACTGGAGAGCATTGTTGGAGAATGACCAG TTGAGAATAGAGCAGAAGAGAGGCCGTGCATTTGTGGGATGGAATGAAGGGAAGATTTATTTCCCTCCAACATACAAGTATTCAACTAATTCAGATAGGTATGCAGGAGATGATATGCACCCAAAGGAGAAAAGGCGAACACCTGCTTG GTGTGACCGTATTTTGTGGTATGGAGAAGGTCTCCATCAATTATCTTACGTCCGTGGAGAATCAAGGTTTTCAGACCACAGACCGGTTTATGGCATATTTTGGGCTGAGGTTGAGTCAAGTCATGGAAGACTGAAGAAGAGTATGAGCTGTTCTCGGAACAGAATTGAGGTGGAGGAACTCTTGCCATATTCCCACGGATATACTGAACTAAGTTTTTTCTAA